The Gemmatimonadaceae bacterium DNA segment ACGGTTCGTCATCGGAGCGACGTAGCCCCACGGGGCCTGCGTAGCCAAAGGCCACCTGAATCGCCTGGTGGGCGTGCGTGGGAATGACCCGGTTTGCGTGCCCGATGAGAAGCACGCCTCCATCCCAGGCAACGAGATCGCCGACACCCACTGGCGCGGACACGGACGTGAGCCTCTAAGAGAAGTGATGAGAAAAGATGTTCGCGCTGCGTGTGTGGGTCATCACGAGATCGTGCTCGTTCCTGTCATCCGGAGCTCACGCCCTGACATAACGCAGGTGTGTCGCGGCGGGTCCGTTGATGACACGATCGATGCGGAACTGTGGCCCGGGCTCGGCAATGTTCTCGAAGAGCCGTCGTCCGCGGTGAAACAGCACCGGTGCGAGCGCGATCTCCAGCTCGTCGACCAGGTCGCGATTCAGGAATTGCTGGATGACATCGGCGCCCCCGGCAATACGGACGTCGCGGTCGCCCGCGGCATCCCGTGCGAGCGCGAGGGCGCGCTCAGGGCCGTCGGTGACGAAGTGGAACATCGTGCCGCCCGGGCGCGCCCAGGGTTCTCGGGGGGAATGCGTAAGCACGTAGACCGGCGTGTGGAACGGAGCTTCTTCCGGCCAGGCGACCTCGCCTTGGTCGAACATCCGCCTGCCCATAATGTTCGCGCCGATGCGCTCGGTGGTGTGTCGAACGAGATCGTTGATTGGGCCCGTCTCGCCACCGCCGCCGATCTTGAGGTTCTCGCGGAAGTACTGGGTGTTAACGATCCAGGCCATCAGCGCGCCCCACTTGGCTCCCCACCCCATATGGCCGGGGTCACTCATTGTCATTCCTTCCGGGGCGAGGTAGCCATCGAGGCTCAGCCCGATGCTGACGAAGACCTTGCTCATTTGTCCGTAGGTGTCAGTGTCAACTGGCCAGCCCACGCTTCTGGCGATTCCCGACCACAGCAACCCTCGAGATGCTAACGCCTCGTGAGCGCCACGTCTACGAGCTCCGGCGGCCCTCTAGGCGTCGTCCCCTAGCGCTTCTGTCCCGCGGCAGCCCCGTGGGCAGCGCCCTGTAACCGCCGCAGCGCCTTCGCCATCGCCTCGCGCAGCGCCGGACCCTCGAGGCGCAGCAGCGTCTCGAACGGCAGGTCACGCGCGAGTTCCCGTGCCACCAGATAGCCGACGTAGTAGCCGAACCGTGGCGGCAAGTCGCCGCTCGCGGCGGCGAGCAGCGGACGATGCATCGTCGCCTCGTCCGTGGCATCGAGGTGCTCGAGAATGAAATCGACCACCTCGCCCCATCGTGGCTCTACCTGTGCAGCGAGGTCACGCGGCCAGCCGAGGATCGCCTCCTCGGCAACGTCCGGCGCGAAGCGTCGGCTGAACAGCGTTGCGAGGCCTTCCCGCCACACGCGGCCGTACAGCGTGCTGT contains these protein-coding regions:
- a CDS encoding dihydrofolate reductase family protein, whose amino-acid sequence is MSKVFVSIGLSLDGYLAPEGMTMSDPGHMGWGAKWGALMAWIVNTQYFRENLKIGGGGETGPINDLVRHTTERIGANIMGRRMFDQGEVAWPEEAPFHTPVYVLTHSPREPWARPGGTMFHFVTDGPERALALARDAAGDRDVRIAGGADVIQQFLNRDLVDELEIALAPVLFHRGRRLFENIAEPGPQFRIDRVINGPAATHLRYVRA